From the Rhodoferax mekongensis genome, one window contains:
- a CDS encoding transglutaminase family protein, whose protein sequence is MLLQVTHETRYDYQPAVETAQHVAYLEPRAHGSQSVLSHSLLINPQPAQQRSAPDVFGNHRCFFSLQVPHGILQVRACSLVSTREAEKPASNLPWETLRDRLRYQAGTVYEPAAEFVFASAFVPRQLEFAGYARPSFVAGTDVLSVARDLMERIHTDFTYETNSTQINTPALQALEQRKGVCQDFAHIMLACWRSMGLPARYVSGYLLTRPPPGQVKLIGSDASHAWVSVYVPDLPEGERWVDFDPTNNRWGWHAPGVDYVTVATGRDFGDVSPLRGVIHGGSRHTLTVGVTVEEIGMEAPVAPVPDHNDAPLRMEAAPVATQSQSQSQSG, encoded by the coding sequence ATGCTGTTGCAAGTGACCCACGAAACGCGGTACGACTACCAGCCCGCAGTAGAAACCGCCCAGCATGTAGCCTACTTGGAGCCACGCGCCCACGGTAGCCAGAGCGTGCTGAGCCACAGCCTGCTGATCAACCCGCAACCCGCCCAGCAGCGAAGCGCACCCGATGTGTTCGGCAACCACCGCTGCTTCTTTTCCTTGCAGGTGCCCCATGGCATTTTGCAGGTGCGAGCCTGCAGCCTGGTATCCACCCGCGAGGCTGAAAAACCGGCCAGCAACCTACCATGGGAAACCCTGCGCGACCGCTTGCGCTACCAGGCAGGCACCGTTTACGAACCGGCCGCCGAGTTTGTGTTTGCGAGCGCCTTTGTGCCCCGCCAGCTGGAGTTTGCTGGCTATGCACGCCCCAGTTTTGTGGCCGGCACCGATGTGCTGAGCGTGGCCCGCGACCTGATGGAGCGCATCCACACCGACTTCACCTACGAGACCAACAGCACCCAGATCAACACCCCGGCACTGCAGGCGCTGGAACAGCGCAAGGGCGTGTGCCAGGACTTTGCCCACATCATGTTGGCCTGCTGGCGCAGCATGGGCTTGCCCGCACGGTATGTAAGCGGCTACCTGCTGACCCGTCCGCCACCCGGTCAGGTCAAGCTGATCGGGAGCGACGCTTCCCACGCCTGGGTCAGCGTTTACGTGCCAGACCTGCCGGAGGGCGAACGGTGGGTGGATTTCGACCCCACCAACAATCGCTGGGGTTGGCATGCGCCGGGTGTGGACTACGTGACGGTGGCCACCGGCCGGGATTTTGGCGATGTATCGCCCCTGCGTGGTGTGATCCATGGAGGCTCGCGGCACACCTTGACCGTGGGCGTGACGGTGGAAGAAATCGGCATGGAAGCACCGGTCGCGCCGGTGCCTGACCATAATGACGCACCGTTGCGGATGGAAGCCGCCCCTGTGGCAACGCAAAGCCAATCGCAGTCCCAGTCGGGCTGA
- a CDS encoding RidA family protein, which yields MSIYDKLAELQITLPPVAIPAAAYVPFVQTGNLVFLSGHIAKKDGAVWAGQLGKNISTEEGKAAARAIAIDLMGTLHAAVGDLNKVKRIVKVMSLVNSTGDFTEQHLVTNGASELFGQVFGPQVGAHARSAFGVAQIPMGACVEIELIAEVA from the coding sequence ATGAGCATTTACGACAAACTCGCTGAACTCCAAATCACCCTGCCCCCTGTGGCCATCCCCGCTGCAGCCTATGTGCCTTTTGTGCAGACCGGCAACCTGGTGTTTTTGAGCGGTCATATCGCCAAAAAAGATGGCGCCGTCTGGGCCGGCCAGCTGGGTAAAAACATCAGCACCGAAGAAGGCAAGGCCGCTGCCCGTGCCATCGCCATCGACCTGATGGGTACCCTGCACGCCGCCGTGGGTGACCTGAACAAGGTCAAGCGCATCGTGAAGGTCATGTCCCTGGTGAACTCCACCGGCGACTTCACCGAACAACACCTGGTGACCAACGGCGCAAGCGAATTGTTCGGCCAGGTCTTCGGCCCTCAAGTGGGCGCCCATGCCCGCAGCGCCTTCGGCGTGGCGCAGATCCCCATGGGTGCCTGCGTGGAAATCGAGCTGATCGCCGAAGTCGCCTGA
- a CDS encoding methyl-accepting chemotaxis protein — translation MQFNRMRLATKLWSAMVLMVVSLGIIIALTAWQSRKSREAYGALNTALATQIKQANQWAALEDVNATRAYAVVVSIDPGVANAFKDEIAASNSRIEEFQKLIESASPTEQDRQQITKITDLRKKLQDLTSQTALLKVTKPGDMPAFVETQYRPAVLALQQAHAEFVAMQDTESEQARQSFEAEGRKLIMLSTSGLVLVICGILVGAAFLIRSIKRPLVQANQLASRIAEGDLTSVVDESRSDEFGDLMRSLAAMNRALSLMVAQVRHSTDSIATASTEIATGNNDLAHRTEETSSNLASTASSMDSLTQAVRLSSENAHQAGTLAANASSVAQRGGEVVTQVVRTMQEIDASSKKIADIISVIDGIAFQTNILALNAAVEAARAGEQGRGFAVVASEVRSLAGRSAEAAKEIKALIGTSVDKVESGTQLVTHAGSTMQEIVQSVRRVVDVINEITAASSEQSGGIADVNHAISNLDQMTQQNAALVEESAAAAESLRDQAAQLAQAVSVFKVDASASAARRLQGHQAPLMLR, via the coding sequence ATGCAGTTCAACCGGATGCGGCTGGCCACCAAGCTGTGGTCTGCCATGGTGCTGATGGTGGTGTCGTTGGGAATCATCATCGCGCTGACCGCCTGGCAATCCCGTAAGTCCCGCGAGGCTTATGGCGCGCTGAATACCGCCTTGGCGACCCAAATCAAGCAAGCCAATCAGTGGGCCGCCCTCGAAGACGTGAACGCCACCCGGGCTTATGCGGTGGTCGTGTCCATAGATCCCGGCGTGGCCAATGCGTTCAAGGACGAAATCGCAGCCAGCAATAGCCGGATTGAAGAGTTTCAAAAACTGATCGAATCTGCCAGCCCGACTGAGCAGGACCGGCAACAAATCACCAAGATCACGGATCTGCGCAAAAAGCTGCAAGACCTGACCAGCCAGACCGCGCTGCTCAAAGTCACCAAGCCCGGTGACATGCCGGCTTTTGTGGAAACGCAATACCGCCCTGCCGTGCTGGCACTGCAACAGGCCCATGCCGAGTTTGTAGCCATGCAGGATACCGAAAGCGAGCAGGCCCGCCAGAGCTTTGAGGCGGAAGGGCGCAAGCTCATCATGCTGTCCACCAGCGGGCTGGTGCTGGTGATTTGCGGCATTCTGGTAGGGGCTGCATTTCTGATCCGCTCCATCAAGCGCCCTCTGGTCCAGGCCAACCAGCTGGCATCCCGGATTGCCGAGGGTGACCTGACCAGTGTGGTGGATGAGTCCCGATCCGACGAATTCGGCGACCTGATGCGCTCACTGGCCGCCATGAACCGGGCGCTATCGCTGATGGTGGCGCAGGTCCGGCATAGCACGGACAGCATTGCGACTGCCAGCACGGAGATTGCCACCGGCAACAACGATCTGGCTCACCGTACCGAGGAAACCTCCAGCAACCTCGCCTCCACGGCATCGAGCATGGACAGCCTCACCCAAGCGGTACGTTTGAGTTCAGAGAACGCCCATCAGGCGGGCACCCTGGCGGCCAATGCCTCCAGCGTGGCCCAGCGCGGTGGCGAGGTCGTAACGCAGGTGGTGCGCACCATGCAGGAGATTGACGCCAGCAGTAAAAAGATTGCCGACATCATCAGCGTGATCGATGGCATCGCCTTCCAGACCAACATCCTCGCCTTGAATGCAGCGGTGGAAGCCGCCCGCGCCGGCGAACAGGGGCGGGGCTTTGCGGTGGTGGCGTCTGAGGTGCGTTCGCTGGCTGGTCGCAGTGCGGAGGCTGCCAAAGAAATCAAGGCACTCATAGGCACCTCGGTCGACAAGGTGGAGTCCGGCACCCAGCTGGTGACCCATGCGGGTTCTACGATGCAAGAGATTGTGCAGAGCGTGCGCCGCGTGGTGGATGTGATCAACGAAATCACCGCCGCTTCCAGTGAACAAAGTGGCGGCATTGCCGATGTGAACCACGCCATTTCCAATCTCGACCAGATGACCCAGCAGAATGCGGCCTTGGTCGAGGAGAGCGCCGCCGCAGCGGAGAGCCTGCGCGACCAGGCTGCACAGTTGGCGCAAGCCGTCTCGGTCTTCAAGGTGGATGCGTCGGCATCTGCAGCACGCCGGTTGCAGGGTCACCAAGCGCCGTTGATGTTGCGCTGA
- the folK gene encoding 2-amino-4-hydroxy-6-hydroxymethyldihydropteridine diphosphokinase translates to MVLRDPVRAYIGLGANLGDPMVALRTALEGLERLPASRLVRASGFFGSTPVDSTGPDYVNAVAEISTCLSAPDLLVALQQQELQAGRERPYRNAPRTLDLDILLYGSARIASPALTVPHPRMRERAFVLMPLAELDPERVTPAELDAVRDQAIWRLAG, encoded by the coding sequence ATGGTCCTGCGCGATCCGGTCCGCGCCTACATCGGCCTGGGAGCCAATCTGGGTGACCCCATGGTTGCTTTGCGCACCGCGCTGGAAGGGCTGGAGCGCCTGCCCGCCAGCCGTCTGGTGCGTGCCTCCGGTTTTTTTGGCAGCACGCCGGTGGACTCCACCGGGCCGGACTATGTGAACGCGGTGGCTGAGATCAGCACCTGCCTGAGCGCGCCGGACCTGCTGGTGGCTCTGCAACAGCAAGAATTGCAGGCCGGACGTGAGCGCCCCTACCGCAATGCCCCGCGCACCCTGGACCTGGATATCTTGCTCTACGGTAGTGCACGCATAGCCAGTCCCGCATTGACCGTTCCCCACCCCCGCATGAGGGAACGTGCCTTTGTGTTGATGCCTTTGGCCGAGCTTGATCCTGAGCGGGTTACGCCCGCCGAACTGGACGCCGTGCGCGACCAGGCCATCTGGAGGTTGGCAGGGTAA
- the pcnB gene encoding polynucleotide adenylyltransferase PcnB: MIKKFIDKLLGKSPAGTSKKPQFGKRVEIPVSVHGIDPSLVDERAVNVVRTLKQAGFEAYVVGGAVRDLLVGLRPKDFDVATNATPEQVKGLFRRAFIIGRRFRIVHVVYGRGREHEVIEVSTFRAYLDNAAAEQVAGNERTSKSELAGMKHAVDSTGRVLRDNVWGPQEEDAVRRDFTINAMYYDPETQIVVDYHHGLKDSKSRTLRMIGDAATRYREDPVRIIRAVRFAAKLSPLGFKLEPKTAGPLVKSQKLLNDVPQSRLFDEMLKLLQTGHALASIEQLKVLGLATGIYPLLDVVVERGEQPFVAAALKDTDRRVGEGKPVAPSFLLACVLWADVRDGWAQRLQSGQHSHPALQDAIEDVFHARIGDVSGRGKLAGDMREIWLMQPRFDKRVGSTPFGMVEQPRFRASFDFMRLRADAGEIDETLADWWQEFSMASDEVRQDMVDQVRAEQQQQRKQAPKGPRAAKPARDPRPIPTGSQSGDQSSEPEFPESAADSTGDAPRKRRRRRRGGAARGAGEGGSAPSAG; this comes from the coding sequence TTGATCAAAAAATTTATCGACAAATTGCTGGGCAAAAGCCCAGCAGGCACCAGCAAAAAGCCGCAGTTTGGCAAACGGGTGGAGATTCCCGTGTCGGTGCATGGCATAGACCCCAGCCTGGTGGACGAGCGCGCCGTCAATGTGGTGCGCACTCTCAAACAGGCCGGTTTTGAGGCCTATGTGGTGGGCGGTGCGGTGCGTGACCTGCTGGTCGGTTTGCGCCCCAAAGACTTTGATGTGGCGACCAACGCCACCCCTGAGCAGGTCAAGGGCCTGTTCCGCCGTGCATTCATCATCGGGCGGCGATTCCGCATCGTGCACGTGGTGTACGGCCGAGGGCGCGAGCACGAGGTGATTGAAGTCTCGACCTTCCGCGCGTATCTGGATAACGCCGCCGCTGAGCAAGTGGCCGGGAATGAGCGCACCAGCAAGAGTGAACTGGCTGGCATGAAGCACGCGGTAGACAGCACCGGCCGGGTGCTGCGCGACAACGTCTGGGGCCCCCAGGAAGAAGACGCGGTGCGCCGCGACTTCACCATCAACGCCATGTACTACGACCCTGAAACCCAGATCGTGGTCGACTATCACCATGGCCTGAAAGACTCCAAGAGCCGCACCCTTCGCATGATTGGCGACGCGGCCACTCGCTACCGGGAAGACCCGGTGCGCATCATCCGCGCCGTGCGTTTTGCCGCCAAGCTGAGCCCGCTGGGTTTCAAGCTGGAGCCCAAAACTGCAGGCCCCCTGGTCAAGAGCCAGAAGCTCTTGAACGACGTGCCGCAGAGCCGCTTGTTCGACGAAATGCTCAAGCTGCTGCAAACCGGCCACGCGTTGGCCTCCATCGAGCAGCTCAAGGTCTTGGGTTTGGCGACCGGCATCTACCCGTTGTTGGATGTGGTGGTGGAGCGCGGCGAGCAGCCTTTTGTGGCCGCAGCCCTCAAAGATACCGACCGTCGCGTGGGCGAGGGCAAGCCAGTGGCGCCTAGTTTCCTGCTGGCCTGTGTGTTGTGGGCCGATGTGCGCGACGGTTGGGCCCAGCGCCTCCAAAGCGGTCAGCACAGCCATCCGGCTTTGCAGGACGCAATTGAAGACGTGTTCCATGCCCGCATCGGGGACGTGTCCGGCCGCGGCAAGCTGGCCGGAGACATGCGCGAGATCTGGCTGATGCAACCCCGCTTTGACAAGCGTGTGGGCAGCACCCCCTTTGGCATGGTGGAGCAACCCCGCTTCCGCGCCTCCTTCGACTTCATGCGCTTGCGTGCAGATGCGGGGGAGATTGACGAAACCCTGGCCGACTGGTGGCAAGAGTTCAGCATGGCCAGTGACGAAGTGCGCCAGGACATGGTGGACCAGGTGCGCGCCGAGCAGCAGCAGCAACGCAAGCAGGCCCCCAAAGGCCCGCGTGCGGCCAAGCCGGCGCGTGACCCGCGGCCGATCCCGACTGGCAGCCAGTCCGGTGACCAGTCATCCGAGCCGGAGTTTCCGGAATCTGCTGCGGACTCGACCGGGGATGCGCCGCGCAAGCGTCGCCGCCGTCGCCGCGGTGGCGCGGCCCGTGGCGCGGGTGAGGGCGGATCAGCCCCCTCGGCCGGGTAA
- a CDS encoding HAD family hydrolase, which yields MTVNKIVLFDLDHTLIPLDSDYAWGEFTTALGWTDAELFKQKNQEFYEHYKAGTLDIHAYIRFATAAVIREGATKSIAAHADFMSAIIQKAIQPQALKLVRDHQAAGDVVVIVTATNAFVTRPIATAFGVEDLIAVDLVKDETPGGTGWYTGEIAGVPSFREGKVTRVNQWLTDRGWSWETVHTTFYSDSINDVPLMEKADVAVATNPDPRLRALAEQRGWRILELFS from the coding sequence ATGACTGTCAACAAGATTGTCCTCTTTGATCTGGATCACACCTTGATCCCGCTGGACTCCGACTACGCCTGGGGCGAGTTCACCACCGCGCTGGGGTGGACCGATGCCGAACTCTTCAAGCAGAAGAACCAGGAGTTTTATGAGCACTACAAGGCGGGCACGCTCGATATCCACGCGTACATCCGGTTTGCTACTGCAGCAGTTATCCGTGAGGGCGCTACTAAATCGATAGCTGCTCACGCAGATTTCATGAGCGCCATCATCCAAAAAGCCATCCAACCCCAAGCCCTGAAGCTGGTGAGGGACCACCAGGCTGCGGGAGATGTGGTGGTCATCGTCACCGCAACCAACGCCTTTGTGACCCGCCCGATTGCCACGGCGTTCGGTGTGGAAGACCTGATTGCGGTGGATCTGGTGAAAGACGAAACCCCCGGCGGCACCGGCTGGTACACCGGCGAGATTGCCGGTGTACCCTCCTTCCGCGAGGGCAAAGTCACCCGGGTGAACCAGTGGCTCACCGATCGGGGCTGGAGCTGGGAGACGGTGCACACCACCTTCTACTCCGACTCCATCAACGACGTCCCCCTGATGGAAAAAGCCGATGTGGCGGTCGCCACCAACCCCGACCCGCGCTTGCGCGCACTGGCCGAGCAGCGTGGATGGCGCATACTCGAGCTCTTCTCCTGA
- the hda gene encoding DnaA regulatory inactivator Hda: MKQIALDIGLSTGPTVANFFAGPNEAALKHLVLWIGDKSSASSRSPVPTYLWGPEGSGKTHLLKAAREGLREQGARIGWLGANDEPSEFDDSWAAVVLDDVHLFTAEQQHAAFNWFVNAQTHHKPVLAAGEFAPVELKLRDDLRTRLGWGHIFGLQLLSEPERRSVLRQAADARGVFLGDEVMDFMLNRFSRDLGSLMELLDLMDGYALQTQRAITIPLIKSMLENT, encoded by the coding sequence ATGAAACAGATCGCGTTGGACATCGGCTTGTCCACCGGCCCCACGGTGGCCAATTTTTTTGCTGGCCCCAACGAAGCAGCCCTCAAGCATCTGGTGCTCTGGATCGGTGACAAAAGCAGTGCCTCCAGCCGCTCGCCGGTTCCCACGTATCTGTGGGGCCCGGAGGGGAGTGGCAAAACCCATTTGCTCAAAGCCGCCCGTGAAGGCCTGCGCGAGCAGGGCGCCCGCATCGGCTGGCTGGGTGCCAATGATGAGCCCTCGGAGTTTGACGACAGCTGGGCCGCTGTGGTGCTGGATGATGTGCACCTGTTCACGGCGGAACAACAACACGCGGCATTCAACTGGTTTGTGAACGCCCAGACGCACCACAAGCCGGTGTTGGCGGCCGGAGAATTCGCCCCGGTGGAGCTCAAGCTGCGCGATGACTTGCGCACCCGCCTGGGCTGGGGCCATATCTTCGGCTTGCAGCTCCTGAGCGAACCCGAGCGTCGCAGCGTGCTGCGGCAAGCGGCGGATGCACGCGGTGTTTTTCTGGGCGATGAAGTCATGGACTTCATGCTCAACCGGTTCAGCCGCGATCTGGGCAGCCTCATGGAGCTGCTGGACCTGATGGACGGCTATGCCCTGCAGACCCAGCGTGCCATCACCATTCCACTGATCAAATCCATGCTGGAAAACACATGA
- a CDS encoding AI-2E family transporter → MQFTPTQKRFLAWALIALFAVLALWLLAPVLAPFAVAAVLAYALTPVVDWIDDVGLGRVPRVVAVVLVEVLFLVALLSVLLLIVPILAKELPLMREQFPVLLDSLNEALKPLLAQWGIKLNLDVASIKGFVMKYLNANVEDAFGSVLASVKLGGSVAFALIGNAILIPVALFYMLMDWSRFMGQLRQMVPPRLRAPTDSFLRESDEVLGQYLRGQLLVMVILAAAYSIGLALFGLDLALPIGIFTGLAIFVPYLGFGVGLVLALFAGLLEFSSSHGIGYPLVMVAVVYGLGQVVESFLLTPRLVGERIGLHPLAVIFALLAFGQLFGFVGVLVALPASAVLLVAIRRVRAGYLSSRLYLG, encoded by the coding sequence ATGCAATTCACCCCCACCCAAAAAAGATTCCTCGCCTGGGCCCTCATTGCGCTGTTTGCCGTGCTCGCGCTGTGGCTGCTGGCGCCTGTGTTGGCCCCCTTCGCGGTGGCGGCCGTACTGGCTTATGCGCTCACGCCGGTGGTCGATTGGATTGACGATGTGGGCCTGGGGCGTGTCCCCCGCGTAGTGGCGGTGGTGCTCGTCGAGGTGCTGTTCCTGGTCGCGTTGCTGAGTGTGTTGCTCTTGATCGTGCCCATTCTGGCCAAAGAGCTGCCGCTCATGCGCGAGCAGTTCCCGGTGCTGCTGGACAGTCTGAACGAAGCCCTCAAACCTTTGCTGGCTCAATGGGGCATCAAGCTCAACCTCGATGTGGCCAGCATCAAGGGCTTTGTCATGAAGTACCTGAACGCCAATGTGGAGGACGCGTTCGGCTCAGTGCTGGCGTCCGTCAAGCTGGGCGGCAGCGTCGCGTTTGCGCTTATTGGCAACGCCATCCTGATCCCGGTGGCCTTGTTTTACATGCTGATGGACTGGAGTCGGTTCATGGGCCAGTTGCGCCAGATGGTTCCTCCCCGCCTGCGGGCGCCCACGGACAGTTTTCTGCGGGAGTCTGACGAGGTGTTGGGCCAGTACCTGCGCGGCCAGTTGCTCGTGATGGTGATTCTGGCTGCGGCCTACAGCATCGGTCTTGCACTCTTCGGCTTGGACCTGGCATTGCCTATCGGCATCTTCACGGGCCTGGCGATTTTTGTGCCTTATCTGGGCTTCGGCGTAGGGCTGGTGCTGGCCTTGTTTGCGGGACTGCTGGAGTTTTCGTCTTCTCACGGCATCGGCTACCCCCTGGTCATGGTGGCCGTGGTGTATGGCCTGGGGCAAGTCGTCGAGAGCTTTTTGCTCACGCCGCGCCTGGTGGGTGAGCGCATCGGCTTGCACCCGCTGGCGGTGATTTTTGCCTTGCTGGCATTCGGCCAGCTGTTCGGCTTTGTGGGTGTGCTGGTGGCCTTGCCCGCCAGCGCGGTGCTGCTGGTAGCAATACGTCGCGTCCGTGCGGGTTACCTGTCCAGCCGCTTGTACCTTGGTTGA
- the purM gene encoding phosphoribosylformylglycinamidine cyclo-ligase: MTQSSASTPLSYKDAGVDIVAGDALVERIKPLAKKTMREGVLAGIGGFGALFEVPKRYKEPVLVSGTDGVGTKLKLAFEWNMHDTVGIDLVAMSVNDVLVQGAEPLFFLDYFACGKLNVDTAAAVVGGIAKGCELSGCALIGGETAEMPGMYPAGEYDLAGFAVGAVEKSKILTGADVKAGDVVLGLASAGVHSNGFSLVRKCIERAEAAGTVPATLDGKPFKQAVMEPTRLYVKNVLAALTIHPIKALAHITGGGLLENIPRVLPEGLAAHLVKGSWPQTELFAWLQKTAGIDDIEMNRTFNNGIGMVVVVDAAHAEATAATLRASGETVYTVGVIAAQGAGEQVVVA, encoded by the coding sequence ATGACCCAATCTTCTGCTTCCACTCCCCTTTCCTACAAAGACGCCGGTGTCGATATCGTTGCCGGTGACGCGCTGGTTGAACGCATCAAGCCGTTGGCGAAAAAGACCATGCGCGAAGGCGTGCTGGCCGGTATCGGCGGTTTCGGTGCCCTGTTTGAAGTGCCCAAGCGCTACAAAGAACCTGTGCTGGTGAGCGGCACCGACGGCGTAGGCACCAAACTGAAACTGGCCTTTGAGTGGAACATGCACGACACCGTGGGCATTGACCTGGTGGCCATGAGCGTGAACGACGTGCTGGTGCAGGGCGCTGAGCCCCTGTTCTTTCTGGACTACTTTGCCTGCGGCAAGTTGAACGTGGACACCGCTGCCGCTGTAGTGGGCGGCATTGCAAAAGGCTGTGAGCTCTCCGGCTGCGCACTGATCGGTGGCGAAACCGCCGAAATGCCCGGCATGTACCCCGCAGGGGAATACGACCTGGCGGGTTTTGCCGTGGGCGCGGTTGAAAAATCCAAGATCCTGACCGGCGCCGACGTGAAAGCCGGTGACGTGGTGCTGGGTCTGGCCTCTGCCGGCGTGCACTCCAACGGATTCAGCCTGGTGCGCAAATGCATCGAGCGCGCTGAAGCCGCAGGCACCGTCCCTGCCACGCTGGACGGCAAGCCCTTCAAGCAAGCCGTCATGGAGCCCACCCGCTTGTACGTGAAGAATGTGTTGGCCGCGCTGACTATCCACCCCATCAAGGCGCTGGCCCACATCACCGGTGGCGGCCTGCTGGAAAACATTCCCCGTGTGCTGCCCGAAGGCCTGGCGGCACATCTGGTCAAGGGCAGCTGGCCCCAAACTGAGTTGTTTGCCTGGTTGCAGAAAACCGCTGGTATTGACGACATCGAGATGAACCGCACCTTCAACAATGGCATCGGCATGGTGGTGGTGGTGGACGCAGCCCACGCAGAAGCCACTGCAGCGACCCTACGCGCCAGCGGTGAAACCGTGTACACCGTAGGCGTGATTGCAGCCCAAGGCGCAGGCGAACAAGTCGTCGTCGCCTGA
- a CDS encoding ParA family protein, with protein MPVIAVINRKGGSGKSTMATHLAAWLSNQKIAVMLGDVDRQQSTRTWLKRRPPQLAPIAGWAVDQKNTLKAPAGITHVVLDTPGGMHGFELAKVIMSTDTVLMPVCNSLFDRESASACLQELRALPRIASGRCRVGVVGMRLDARTKGAETLRAWAEAHAVEFVGVLRETQVYVRSLESGFTIFDPHKLLQSADIAQWEPILNWTMNKVAAPSTVTKEAAPAPAEKRAIAAPRAPSLMPAQESMVHGSRLTVFAHNPKPANEDHPPASPVRAAGSQALPQYLLRQPVA; from the coding sequence ATGCCGGTTATTGCAGTCATCAACCGCAAAGGTGGCAGTGGAAAAAGCACCATGGCCACCCATTTGGCCGCGTGGCTTTCCAACCAGAAAATTGCCGTCATGCTGGGCGATGTGGACCGGCAGCAATCCACCCGCACCTGGCTCAAGCGGCGCCCTCCGCAGCTCGCTCCCATTGCGGGTTGGGCGGTAGACCAAAAAAACACCCTCAAGGCACCTGCCGGTATCACCCATGTGGTGCTGGATACCCCCGGCGGCATGCACGGATTTGAGCTCGCCAAAGTCATCATGTCGACCGATACCGTGCTGATGCCGGTGTGCAACTCCCTTTTCGACCGTGAATCTGCCAGCGCCTGCCTGCAGGAACTGCGTGCCCTGCCCCGCATCGCCTCCGGCCGTTGCCGTGTGGGGGTGGTGGGCATGCGGCTGGATGCCCGCACCAAAGGTGCCGAAACGCTGCGCGCCTGGGCAGAGGCGCATGCGGTGGAGTTTGTGGGGGTACTGCGAGAAACCCAGGTGTATGTGCGCAGCCTGGAGAGCGGCTTTACGATCTTCGACCCTCACAAGCTCCTGCAAAGCGCGGATATAGCGCAGTGGGAACCGATTCTGAACTGGACGATGAACAAGGTTGCAGCGCCATCGACCGTGACCAAAGAAGCAGCGCCGGCGCCTGCCGAAAAGCGGGCTATTGCGGCGCCCCGCGCGCCCAGCCTGATGCCCGCCCAGGAGTCCATGGTGCACGGCAGCCGCCTGACGGTATTCGCACACAACCCCAAGCCGGCGAATGAGGACCACCCTCCGGCTTCACCGGTAAGAGCAGCGGGCTCCCAAGCCTTGCCGCAATACCTGCTGCGCCAACCTGTCGCCTGA
- a CDS encoding SirB1 family protein → MKLDMSLPSPLEYFASLVQDDDDFALFEAALSLAQDEYPDLDLQASLGEVDQLLARVRRRLADDASALQRVRVLNQFFFTDLGFAGNVNNYYDPDNSFVPVMLRTRRGIPISLAVLWMELAQGLNLDAQGVSFPGHFMVKVSLPMGQAVIDPMSGRSLSREELSELLEPYRRRSGLVDEFEAPLGLYLQSATPRDIVARMLRNLKEIYRSQQDWQRLLAVQERLVVLLPESWSEYRDRGLAHAELGHHREALADLELYLEHADKVVDVDQVVDQVKAIRTQTGL, encoded by the coding sequence ATGAAGCTGGATATGTCCCTACCTTCTCCATTGGAGTATTTCGCCAGCCTGGTGCAGGACGACGACGACTTTGCGTTGTTTGAAGCCGCGCTCTCGCTGGCGCAGGATGAATACCCCGATCTCGACCTTCAAGCCAGTTTGGGCGAGGTGGATCAGCTATTGGCCCGCGTGCGCCGGCGCTTGGCCGACGATGCGTCTGCCCTGCAACGGGTGCGGGTGCTGAACCAGTTTTTCTTTACCGATCTCGGCTTCGCCGGCAACGTCAACAACTATTACGACCCGGACAACAGTTTTGTGCCGGTCATGCTGCGCACCCGCCGGGGTATTCCGATTTCTTTGGCCGTGCTGTGGATGGAACTGGCCCAGGGCCTGAACCTGGATGCGCAAGGAGTGAGTTTCCCCGGGCACTTCATGGTGAAGGTCAGCCTGCCCATGGGGCAGGCGGTGATTGACCCTATGTCCGGCCGGTCACTCAGCCGGGAAGAATTGTCCGAGTTGCTGGAACCCTACCGCCGTCGTAGCGGGTTGGTGGATGAGTTTGAAGCACCTTTGGGCTTGTACCTGCAATCTGCCACTCCGCGGGATATCGTGGCCCGCATGCTGCGCAACCTCAAGGAAATCTACCGATCCCAGCAGGACTGGCAGCGCTTGTTGGCGGTGCAAGAGCGCTTGGTCGTGCTGCTGCCGGAGTCCTGGTCTGAGTACCGGGATCGCGGCCTCGCCCATGCAGAACTCGGGCACCACCGCGAAGCCTTGGCGGACCTGGAACTCTATTTGGAGCATGCCGACAAAGTCGTCGATGTGGACCAGGTGGTCGATCAGGTCAAAGCCATCCGGACACAAACCGGTCTTTGA